From Arachis stenosperma cultivar V10309 chromosome 2, arast.V10309.gnm1.PFL2, whole genome shotgun sequence, one genomic window encodes:
- the LOC130961184 gene encoding uncharacterized protein LOC130961184, whose amino-acid sequence MARNFDDMFNEVVYGKRKQQDNTLIDNWIAECLLEDSEEEDIDRSSIPTPRRWINRDREAGHDRLFQDYFADEPKVDATGRRGLSQLQKCTTAIRMLAYGVAADAVDDYVRIDESTTIECLEKFVEGVISVSEDEYLRKPNPNDVRLLLQMAEGRGFPGMLDRFPMFDDILNNRAPEVNYTINSNNYTMRYYLADGIYPEWATFVKSISKPQGEKHKLFVQYQEGQRKDVERAFGVLQARFAIIRGPTQFWEKKKLANIMRACIKLHNMIVEDERDTYAGKFAQDLEYDDVENGLSQPQLGEEDFAPYH is encoded by the exons ATGGCTAGAAATTTTGATGATATGTTTAATGAGGTTGTGTATGGCAAAAGAAAACAGCAAGATAACACACTCATAGATAATTGGATCGCTGAGTGTTTACTCGAAGattcagaagaagaagatatcgATAGAAGCTCTATCCCAACTCCTCGTAGATGGATCAACAGAGATCGAGAAGCAGGACATGATCGCCTTTTCCAAGATTACTTTGCAGATGAACCG AAGGTTGAtgcaactggaagaagaggctTGTCACAACTCCAAAAATGTACCACTGCGATACGGATGTTAGCATATGGCGTAGCAGCTGATGCTGTTGATGATTATGTGCGCATAGACGAGAGCACTACAATTGAATGCTTGGAAAAATTTGTTGAAGGTGTCATTTCGGTGTCCGAGGATGAATACTTGCGAAAACCAAATCCAAATGACGTACGCCTCCTACTACAAATGGCGGAGGGTCGTGGCTTTCCTGGCATGTTGG ATCGTTTTCCAATGTTCGATGATATTCTAAATAACCGTGCTCCGGAGGTAAATTATACTATTAATAGTAATAATTATACTATGAGATACTATCTAGCAGACGGTATTTATCCTGAATGGGCCACATTTGTCAAATCAATCTCAAAGCCACAAGGGGAGAAACACAAGTTATTTGTACAATACCAAGAAGGGCAAAGAAAAGATGTGGAGCGAGCATTCGGTGTGTTGCAAGCACGCTTTGCAATTATACGTGGTCCAACTCAGTTTTGggaaaagaagaagcttgccaACATAATGAGAGCTTGtattaaattacataatatgATTGTTGAGGATGAAAGAGACACTTATGCAGGAAAATTTGCTCAAGACTTAGAGTATGATGATGTCGAAAATGGCTTATCACAACCTCAGCTGGGAGAAGAAGATTTTGCACCATACCATTAA